A single Crateriforma conspicua DNA region contains:
- a CDS encoding NUDIX domain-containing protein has protein sequence MLDWIKVAGKLAYDRPTRERLLGYRPVVICLIQSLQRDVYLMVQPAAGRGTWMPPQEGIPPNVSVEQATAQCLDVELGIGQRQLHFRRSVWLGRKAIPEREGSRDVEFSIRPMQGKAYYGALIKVSEETSIVCNPAEVADHRWMTVNEVRQQLAGNSIRKQQLLRVLFAKLVQTEL, from the coding sequence ATGCTGGATTGGATCAAGGTGGCCGGAAAACTGGCTTATGACCGCCCGACACGCGAGCGGTTGTTGGGTTATCGCCCCGTGGTCATTTGCCTGATCCAGTCGCTGCAACGGGATGTTTATCTGATGGTCCAACCGGCTGCGGGGCGAGGCACTTGGATGCCACCGCAAGAGGGGATTCCACCCAATGTTTCCGTCGAGCAGGCGACAGCACAGTGCCTTGACGTGGAACTTGGCATTGGGCAAAGACAATTGCATTTTCGCCGATCGGTTTGGCTGGGTCGCAAAGCCATTCCCGAACGCGAAGGCAGCCGCGATGTGGAGTTTTCCATCCGCCCCATGCAGGGCAAAGCGTATTACGGGGCACTGATCAAGGTTTCCGAAGAAACGTCAATCGTTTGCAATCCGGCGGAGGTAGCCGATCATCGGTGGATGACGGTGAACGAAGTTCGGCAGCAATTGGCGGGCAACTCGATACGCAAACAACAGTTGTTGCGTGTACTGTTTGCAAAGCTGGTGCAGACGGAATTGTAG
- a CDS encoding glycoside hydrolase family 97 catalytic domain-containing protein, which translates to MNRCLPVYFAITCFTLTVPARSYAEFKHPGISHTARDIAFVKAKLASVHQPWADAWEDVRSSRHADLNWKPTPHAHVERGPYNRPNIGSSDFSNDANAAYRHAVLWTLTDNRLHAEKSAEILNAWSSTLRSVSNHDARLLIGMEGYEFCNAAELLKHTWDGWSPPEQKRFARMLREVFYPIIKDFYPSANGNWDASMMQTMLAMGVYLDDQAMFDRGVTYFLHGEGNGAIGNYFKPSGQCQESGRDQAHTQMGLDFLACTAEIAWNQGIDLYQAMDHRLLAGFEYTSKYNLGFDVPYEAYRSFEGRYHYKSISDDSRGRLRPMYEKVLNHYEGRLGLDAPYTRMAAVKLRQDFQTQSRPDERAGVDRDREETPRRRERRRRPRQSSAMETLMFSGQAANLMNNSIVVMSPSQNHAIHFSVISGTPHYKVTYKGQTVILNSSLGLDTSGGYFQPPYVVESTETNSQQSSWKPVVGSKSRYPDAYNECIVHLQSSQSDGSDNDVADQSPWRLDLVFRAYDEGVAFRYAIPDQQEQTDLNTQSENTQFQFTGDHDVYWDDYPQAEYSKVRLSQMGDHAIRPLLVETESHFVAIAEAGDLENYAPLSLDRSGPNRLVSRFRHATVNAPLPVATPWRVVMVAEQPGTLVENHYLLQNLSPPCALKDTSWIRPGKVWRSSLTTAGAKAIVDYAAANQYQYVHFDAGWYGPERDAKSNPVTVIDDIDMPEAIRYADEHGIGVICYINKIAMARYDLDNTFRTYQQWGLSGVKMGFVDWRSQSDMRFLYSCIKKAAEYELVVDIHDNFRLTGIERTYPHLLTVEGILGNEERADRRNPPQNVLTTSFARMIAGAGDYTPCFLNDRVTSRSFQLSLGVVFYSPLQYLHWYDQADQYAGKSFPELEFWKAMPTTWDDSKVIQGVVGESMTVARRSGDQWFVGTIVNEATKQQIPLDFLDAGDFTAKIFAEDPRDKLKVSIHTRKVTADDVITASIGQGSGHAIWIFPTDQP; encoded by the coding sequence ATGAATCGTTGCCTACCCGTCTATTTCGCAATCACTTGCTTCACTTTGACAGTGCCCGCCCGGTCATATGCGGAATTCAAACACCCTGGAATTAGCCACACGGCTCGCGACATCGCCTTCGTTAAAGCCAAACTGGCGTCCGTCCATCAGCCTTGGGCAGACGCATGGGAAGACGTGCGGTCGTCACGGCATGCCGATCTGAATTGGAAACCCACACCACATGCCCATGTGGAACGCGGCCCGTACAACCGACCGAACATCGGCTCATCCGATTTCAGCAATGACGCAAACGCCGCCTATCGGCACGCCGTCCTGTGGACATTGACCGACAATCGTTTGCATGCCGAGAAGTCCGCAGAGATTTTGAACGCATGGTCCAGCACGCTGCGATCCGTGTCCAACCACGACGCGCGTTTGTTGATCGGGATGGAGGGCTATGAGTTTTGCAACGCTGCGGAATTACTGAAGCACACGTGGGATGGCTGGTCGCCACCAGAACAAAAACGTTTTGCGCGCATGCTGCGTGAAGTGTTTTACCCGATCATCAAAGACTTCTATCCCTCAGCCAACGGCAATTGGGACGCATCAATGATGCAAACCATGCTGGCGATGGGCGTGTATCTGGATGATCAAGCCATGTTCGATCGCGGCGTTACCTATTTCCTGCACGGCGAAGGAAATGGTGCCATCGGGAACTACTTCAAGCCATCGGGCCAGTGCCAGGAAAGCGGGCGTGACCAAGCGCACACTCAAATGGGCTTGGACTTTCTTGCCTGTACCGCAGAAATCGCTTGGAACCAAGGGATCGATCTTTATCAGGCGATGGACCATCGACTGCTGGCGGGTTTTGAATACACGTCCAAATACAATTTGGGTTTCGATGTACCCTACGAGGCTTACCGAAGCTTCGAGGGTCGTTATCACTACAAATCCATCTCCGATGACAGTCGCGGACGTTTGCGACCGATGTACGAAAAGGTCCTGAATCATTACGAGGGCCGTTTGGGTCTAGATGCACCGTACACTCGGATGGCCGCAGTCAAGCTTCGGCAAGACTTTCAAACGCAGTCGCGTCCGGATGAACGGGCGGGCGTCGACCGTGATCGCGAAGAAACGCCGCGACGACGCGAACGTAGGCGTCGACCTCGGCAGTCGTCCGCCATGGAGACATTGATGTTTTCCGGGCAAGCGGCAAACCTAATGAATAATTCGATCGTCGTGATGTCGCCATCGCAAAACCACGCGATCCACTTTTCTGTGATTTCCGGAACGCCACACTACAAAGTCACCTACAAAGGCCAGACCGTCATATTGAATTCATCGTTGGGCCTGGACACCAGCGGCGGATATTTCCAACCACCCTATGTCGTTGAAAGTACCGAAACGAACAGCCAACAGTCCAGCTGGAAGCCGGTGGTTGGATCCAAGAGTCGTTACCCCGATGCCTACAATGAGTGCATTGTTCACTTGCAATCATCTCAATCGGATGGCTCTGACAATGACGTTGCCGACCAAAGTCCATGGCGGTTGGACCTGGTCTTTCGTGCCTACGACGAAGGCGTGGCGTTTCGCTATGCGATCCCTGATCAACAGGAACAGACGGACCTGAACACCCAATCTGAAAACACCCAATTTCAGTTTACCGGTGATCACGACGTCTACTGGGATGATTACCCGCAAGCGGAATACAGCAAGGTTCGTTTATCGCAAATGGGCGATCACGCTATCCGGCCTTTGCTGGTCGAAACCGAATCTCATTTTGTGGCCATCGCCGAAGCGGGGGATTTGGAGAACTACGCTCCGCTGTCGTTGGATCGAAGTGGGCCGAATCGATTGGTCAGCCGTTTCAGACACGCGACGGTGAATGCACCGCTGCCCGTGGCGACGCCTTGGCGTGTCGTGATGGTGGCGGAGCAGCCGGGGACATTGGTTGAAAACCACTACCTGCTGCAAAACCTTTCGCCGCCTTGCGCGTTGAAGGACACTTCGTGGATCAGGCCTGGCAAGGTTTGGCGCAGCAGTCTGACCACCGCCGGTGCGAAAGCCATCGTCGATTACGCCGCCGCCAACCAATACCAGTACGTTCACTTTGACGCTGGCTGGTACGGTCCGGAACGTGACGCCAAATCGAACCCCGTAACTGTCATTGATGACATCGATATGCCGGAAGCGATCCGATACGCCGACGAGCACGGAATCGGCGTCATCTGTTACATCAATAAGATCGCGATGGCCAGGTATGACTTGGACAATACATTTCGGACTTATCAGCAATGGGGTCTTTCCGGAGTCAAGATGGGATTCGTCGATTGGCGCAGCCAGTCTGACATGCGTTTCCTGTATTCCTGTATCAAGAAGGCCGCGGAATATGAATTGGTCGTGGACATTCACGACAATTTTCGTCTGACCGGCATCGAACGCACCTACCCGCACTTGCTGACCGTCGAAGGCATTTTGGGGAACGAAGAACGCGCCGATCGACGCAATCCACCACAAAACGTTTTGACCACATCCTTTGCACGAATGATTGCCGGTGCCGGTGATTACACACCGTGTTTCTTGAACGATCGCGTGACCAGCCGGTCATTCCAATTGTCCCTTGGTGTTGTCTTTTACAGCCCGCTGCAGTATCTGCATTGGTACGATCAAGCCGATCAATACGCGGGCAAGTCTTTCCCAGAGCTGGAATTCTGGAAAGCGATGCCGACCACTTGGGATGATTCGAAAGTCATCCAAGGCGTGGTGGGCGAATCCATGACGGTCGCCCGCCGCAGTGGTGATCAATGGTTCGTGGGAACGATCGTCAACGAAGCGACGAAGCAGCAGATTCCCTTGGACTTTTTGGATGCCGGTGACTTTACCGCGAAGATTTTTGCAGAAGATCCACGCGACAAGCTGAAAGTTTCGATCCACACACGGAAAGTCACCGCCGACGATGTGATCACCGCATCCATTGGCCAGGGCAGCGGTCATGCAATCTGGATTTTCCCAACCGACCAACCGTAG
- a CDS encoding DUF3472 domain-containing protein codes for MHIRFIASLLLPVMAASAMGITIVQAEQWQIPVAGNAFPANPNTHDRSLRRDGVLILRDADQVHSVFFHVSSDSELKLSVDGRTLGDNSTVGVMVGDQMLSCELATSQKSSATVGTVRAPSGYMRVDLQLTDGSGPAQIEQLIVEAASDDLQLDFVKNNDGNMFYWGRRGPSVHLAYRIPRNVDLKYAYSEITVPVGQDPIGSYFMANGFGEGYFGMQVNSETERRVLFSVWSPFRTDDPTKIPKEDRVLTLAKGTDVIARDFGNEGSGGQSFLRYAWKAGRTYRFLTEVVPDGSGNTRYTSWFGDKEKKEWKLIASFQRPKTDKHLSGFHSFLENFSPAMGHVQRSAQYGNQWVGDVQGNWHEVTDAKFTGDNTASGRHRLDFAGGIDGKVFYLKNGGFFSDAVELDQRFQRQSTPRTQPEIDWQNLPR; via the coding sequence ATGCATATTCGATTCATCGCTTCCCTGCTTCTGCCGGTGATGGCCGCCAGCGCGATGGGAATCACAATCGTCCAGGCAGAACAGTGGCAGATCCCCGTGGCCGGGAACGCGTTTCCCGCCAATCCGAACACGCACGACCGGTCGTTGCGACGCGATGGTGTTTTGATCTTGCGCGATGCCGACCAAGTTCATTCGGTGTTCTTTCACGTCAGTTCCGATTCCGAGCTGAAACTATCAGTCGATGGTCGAACGCTTGGCGACAACAGCACTGTTGGGGTCATGGTCGGTGACCAGATGCTGAGCTGTGAATTGGCGACAAGTCAAAAATCTTCGGCGACAGTCGGAACGGTTCGGGCACCGTCGGGTTACATGCGAGTCGATCTGCAATTGACCGATGGTTCCGGTCCGGCACAGATCGAGCAATTGATTGTCGAAGCCGCCAGCGATGATTTGCAATTGGACTTTGTCAAGAACAACGACGGCAACATGTTTTACTGGGGACGCCGTGGTCCGTCGGTTCACCTTGCGTATCGGATTCCGCGAAACGTTGACCTGAAGTACGCCTACAGCGAAATCACGGTTCCGGTTGGCCAAGATCCCATCGGCTCGTATTTCATGGCCAATGGATTCGGCGAAGGCTACTTTGGCATGCAGGTGAACAGCGAAACTGAACGACGAGTCTTGTTTTCGGTTTGGAGTCCCTTTCGTACCGATGATCCCACCAAAATCCCGAAGGAAGATCGCGTGTTGACGCTTGCCAAGGGAACGGATGTGATTGCGAGGGACTTTGGGAACGAAGGATCGGGTGGTCAAAGCTTCCTACGCTACGCCTGGAAAGCCGGTCGAACGTATCGGTTCTTGACCGAAGTCGTGCCCGACGGTTCCGGCAACACGCGATACACGTCGTGGTTCGGCGACAAGGAAAAGAAGGAATGGAAACTAATCGCAAGTTTCCAAAGGCCGAAGACCGACAAGCACCTTTCGGGATTTCACTCGTTCCTGGAGAACTTCTCCCCCGCAATGGGACATGTTCAGCGATCTGCGCAATACGGCAATCAATGGGTCGGTGATGTTCAAGGTAACTGGCACGAAGTCACCGACGCGAAGTTCACCGGAGACAATACCGCAAGTGGAAGACACCGACTTGATTTCGCCGGCGGCATTGACGGCAAAGTCTTCTATCTAAAAAACGGTGGCTTCTTTTCGGATGCCGTCGAACTGGATCAACGTTTCCAACGGCAATCCACGCCCCGCACTCAGCCCGAAATCGACTGGCAAAACTTGCCGCGATAG
- a CDS encoding peptidylprolyl isomerase, translating into MATASARHILVETEDACQDLKEQIEGGKDFGAIAAEFSACPSGKSGGELGTFSRGQMVKEFDEVVFTGELNKIHGPVKTQFGYHLIEITKRVD; encoded by the coding sequence ATGGCAACCGCCAGCGCACGTCACATCCTGGTTGAAACCGAAGATGCATGTCAGGACTTGAAAGAACAGATCGAAGGCGGAAAAGACTTTGGCGCCATCGCCGCGGAATTCTCCGCCTGCCCGTCCGGGAAATCAGGCGGCGAACTGGGGACTTTCAGCCGCGGTCAAATGGTGAAGGAATTTGATGAGGTCGTCTTCACAGGCGAACTGAACAAGATTCACGGTCCCGTGAAGACGCAGTTCGGATACCACCTGATCGAAATCACCAAGCGAGTCGATTGA
- a CDS encoding alkyl/aryl-sulfatase — MNRLLLATIVFLAALQPIIVLGAGDAAARLTAQGKQFEERIFKIADNAYTAVGYSVSNVSMIVGDDGVVIIDTGMTLDDAGRIAEKFRKITDLPVKAIIFTHSHGDHTGGAAAFLGESRPQIWAHENFGSEARGWVSGDLTVQKIRGARQAGFLLPSDQRINNGVAPVRYPNRGGAVFSSDDRTSPTHFLRGDQQSLNIAGIELELVSSPGETNDQLFVWYPAGKALFAGDNFYRSFPNLYAIRGTPNRSVRLWADSLQKLADHHAQALVGGHTNPVLGAQKVNEVLSDYHNAVRFIHDKTVEGMNQGMTPDQLVEYVQLPDDLAAKDHLQPFYGHPEWGIRSVFNGYLGWFDGNATHLFPLSPKAEAQRVADLAGGPDQLTAKAHEAVASGDSQWAAQLADHLLAIEPNDREAKQIKAQALTQLAQDMVNATARNYYLTVAAELRGDSK; from the coding sequence GTTTGTTATTGGCAACCATCGTCTTCTTGGCAGCATTGCAGCCGATCATCGTTCTTGGCGCCGGTGATGCCGCAGCGAGATTGACTGCGCAAGGCAAGCAATTCGAAGAGCGTATTTTCAAGATCGCCGATAACGCTTACACGGCGGTCGGCTACAGCGTTTCGAACGTGTCCATGATTGTCGGTGACGACGGGGTGGTGATCATCGATACTGGCATGACCCTGGATGATGCGGGTCGTATCGCCGAGAAATTCCGAAAGATCACGGACCTGCCCGTCAAGGCGATCATCTTCACCCACTCGCACGGTGATCATACCGGCGGTGCAGCCGCGTTTTTGGGTGAATCGCGACCTCAGATTTGGGCTCACGAGAATTTCGGCAGCGAGGCTCGCGGTTGGGTCAGTGGCGACTTGACGGTGCAGAAGATACGAGGTGCTCGGCAGGCCGGTTTTTTGCTGCCGTCGGATCAACGGATCAATAATGGCGTGGCACCGGTGCGATACCCCAACCGCGGTGGTGCTGTATTCTCGTCCGACGACAGGACCAGCCCGACGCATTTTCTGCGAGGGGATCAACAATCATTGAACATTGCCGGGATCGAACTTGAATTGGTCTCGTCGCCGGGTGAAACGAATGACCAACTATTCGTGTGGTATCCGGCTGGAAAAGCACTGTTCGCTGGCGACAATTTCTATCGCTCCTTCCCCAACCTGTATGCCATTCGTGGGACTCCCAACCGCAGTGTGCGTCTGTGGGCCGACAGCTTACAAAAGTTAGCCGACCATCACGCACAAGCTCTTGTCGGTGGTCATACCAACCCAGTGCTTGGTGCACAAAAGGTCAACGAGGTGCTGTCGGACTATCACAACGCGGTGCGGTTCATCCATGACAAGACCGTCGAAGGAATGAACCAGGGAATGACACCGGATCAGCTGGTCGAATACGTTCAGTTGCCCGATGACTTGGCCGCAAAGGATCACCTGCAACCTTTCTATGGACATCCCGAATGGGGAATTCGCAGTGTGTTCAACGGATATCTGGGGTGGTTTGACGGGAATGCGACCCATTTGTTCCCGTTGTCACCCAAGGCGGAAGCACAGCGGGTCGCCGATCTTGCCGGCGGGCCAGACCAATTGACCGCCAAGGCGCACGAGGCGGTTGCATCAGGCGATTCCCAGTGGGCCGCGCAATTGGCCGATCATTTGTTGGCGATCGAACCGAACGATCGGGAAGCCAAGCAAATCAAAGCCCAAGCGTTGACCCAATTGGCCCAAGACATGGTCAATGCGACCGCTCGGAATTACTACCTGACTGTCGCTGCGGAATTGCGGGGCGATTCGAAGTAG